The genomic segment catttaacacatactaaaaagaaACAACAAaggagggacagacagactgttggcgttGCAGCCATTGGTGGTGCCATTCAGTGGATTGGAGCAGAatacggccattcggcccatcaagtctacaccgccattcaattatggctgacctaaatttccctttcaatcccattctcctgccttctacccataactccTGGCACCCTTTTTTTTTAGGGTGATTCAACTATTTGTTAAATCTAGTTTTTACACAGCATTTTATTTTCCTTGCATCGAATTTCTCCTCAATAAAGGACAGTCTCATGTGTAATGATAATGCTGTTTTATTAGACAACACAAAGGATGTTACTATTTGCATCTGAAAGCTTGCCACTTTCTTCCTGGGATAACCTTCCTGAGCACAATAAGAATTGAGCATTTTTCACATTGTTATTGTTCATTTAATCTGTTATGTGACCTATCATGACCTTCACCTCTTTTATTTAATCTATTTTGCTAAACATACTTTTCCCTGTAGGTGATTAAAGCAATTAAAACTACCCTTCTGCCAACAGAGAGCActatttttaaatcattatatCAGACTGGGTGGAACTTGATCTGCTATGTGCAATTTGCCTCAAGGATAACAGAAACCTGAGCAATTAAAgtgtttctggagaaaaggaataggtgaataggAGAGTCAGAGTCCCCCGACACCcattctgaagaaaagtctcgacttgaaacgtcacttattccttctctccagagatgctgcctgacccactgagttactccagctttttgtgtctatctttggtgtaaaccacaatctgcagttccttcctacacaattaaaaaTTTTCAAGTCTTGTGTTGTATTTCAAAATGAAAACATTCCAATCAATATGTTTTGGCAGTGTATCTGATACAATGCAAACCCAAGTCTGAAATGTTGCTATTGTTTGCAGGACATGGTGGATAAATTTGAAAACAGTGCCAGAATCCTCCAACACTACGCAGATCAGGTTCGATgcaagacaggaaacaaagtgttctCGTTTTCCTTGCGATAGCGACGGAAGCAATCTCTTTGAGGGCTCAACTTGAAGGTGGAACTTGACCGCTGGCTGAAATAATGCTATAACAACGACGTTACCTCAGTGCCAGTCATGGATCACGCATAATGTCTAGTTCATCAATGTACGGACTAGTCCTTTTTGAAAAATGAAGGTAACTGCACTTTTACATGGAGCAACAAAATTAAATGTGTAAAAATAAGATTTAGTCTTGAACTCAACGCTGGAGTGAAATGGGTGAACACAAATAATTTAAAAGCCATTATATATCTGGAGATAACTGCCTTAATGTCAGTGGTCTGACGAAGTCTATTGCTAAGTTACAAACAATGTTTATAATATTTTCACCACATGCACTAAAGTGGTTTAAAATATTGCAAAACAGCTGAGCTTTACTGTATTTAAACATTTTCCTATTTTTGTTTGTCTATCTTTTTATAAACCATTTTTCATGGACTTTCatattaaaccaaagattgaagaTTTGAATAACTTGTCGTTGCAGTCTTCTCAATGTTTCTTAGAGTAAAAAATAGTTTCACCTGAAACTTCAAGCTGACACTATCTGCAAAGAACACTAAGCTACTTTCTATAATGTTGTAGTTTGAATGTTAAAACAGAAAGGTcccaacgcaggagtggcttcgtgacaagtctgtgaatatccTTGATTGGCTCAGcctgagcccggacttgaacccgatcgaacatctctggagagtccTGAaattagctgtgcatcgacgctccccatccaacccaacagagcttgagaggatctgcagagaagaatgggagaaattacccaaatacaggtgtgccaagcttgtagcgtcgtacccaagaagacttgaggctgcaatcgctgccaaaggtgcctcaacaaagtactgagtaaagggtctgaatacttatgtaaatgtgatatttcagttatttctgtttaatcactttgcaaacatttctaaagacctgttttcacttttttattatggggtagtgtgtgtagattgatgttaaaataaattaatttaatccattttagaataaggctataatgtaacaaaatgtggaaaaagtgaaatggtctgaatgcactgtacatggataggccaggtttggagggatatggaccaacgcaagcaggtgggaccagtgtagctgggacatgttggccaatgttagcaagtttggccgaagggcctatttcctcactATGGCTATTTGCTTTAAAGTTCTGTAGGTTACCCCAACTTCAATAAAGGATAATACCTGTTTAAGTGTTTTTAAATGGTTAGTTGTTTTGAGCCAGATAGTCTATTACTGGTTGAGGTTCTGGATGTATTAAATATAACATAGTATAGAGGCTACTTTAGTTATCTTTTAGTTAGTATAGCAATTATTTCCCTCATTGTTACAATCTActtgcaatactctaaatgaacAGAGGGAGGAGACAATTGGATTGGGTCACACAAACACTTCAAGAGCACGTGGCACTTCAAATAGAGAACATCAGTAAAGATGAAGggtcattaacctgaaatgttaactgggtTAACATCAGAAACTAAAGTAGTCATCTATGCATGGAACCGCAAGAGGTGCACCATGTCGTCAATTAATATTTCACCTATTTTTAGTGCAGATAGTCATAAAAATCGGAATTTCATCAAAGCTAGGTCCGAGTTTCTTTTATTTCATGGACTTcaaaatgcaatttattttttagaAAGGCTGACCACAGAAACCAAACATCAGAGGAAACGCTGAGAAAATTTCACTGGGGCCTCCCCGAGTCATTTCTCAGAAACATCAATAAGTGTGTCATAGCCACGCACCCAAGCTGCGATCTTATTTTGGGAACTTCAATCCAAGGGGTGAATTTTATTTTAGTCTTTCCATGCAGCACAGTAacaaagcagtagagttgctaccttacagcgccagagacctgggtttgatccggtcggagtttgtacattcgccgtgggttttctccgggtgctccggtttcctttcacactccaaagaagtacaggttttgtaagttaattggcttcagtaaagattgaaaactgtccctagtgtgtagctcaTTGGTATAGTATGGGTGATAGCTGGGCaacacagattcagtgggccaaagggcctgtttctatactccatctctaaaatctaaacgtCTAAATCTACATTTCACAATCAGAGTACATTTCATATCATCATAGCTAAGCACACATGCCTAATTCGATAGTGAATGGTGGAGCCCGACACTATCTCACCTGAAAAAAATAGTAGCAGTTTACTTCACTGAACTTGTACTAACCTGGTTCCTGCTCTCAAAGGATAGTCTTACTTCATTCAGATCAATTAAAACCAATTATTTCAGACTATCCACAGCCataaattgcatttattgatCAATACTTTTCTCTATTCACCTTCACTGGATACCAAGTCTGACTATTAGCAAATCTATGTATCCAATTTGACCACAAGCAGAATGTCACCTCACATATCCTCTGCTTTAAAAAGATCATCCACTTTAACTTTTAATATTACCTGCCTCTACCTCCACATGTATCCACTTCCAGTCTAATGTTCTGTGCAAAATTAGATCATATACTCATTCTGGGTCCTAGACTTCATTTGCATAGATAAGCTCTATAACGAACTGACGTTATAATATTGTAAAATGCTTCTGGTGTTCAATCCCTCATCCTCTTTAACCTTGTCCTAATATCTGGATCTTTCACAATCACCTGGTGCAGTTTTGAAGCCAAGCATTCTGCAACTTTTCTAGATACCCCAAAGTCTTCCACCATCTGCACCTACAAGTCAAGAGTGTGAAGCAACACTTGCCGTGATGATTTTGGTGATTGCAAGTCCAAAAATACTCGACAAGCTCAACATTTCAAAGCGCTCCATTTGAATGGCACTCCATCCACTACCTCGAGCATTAATTCAGTCACTAGCAGTGTACAGGGGCATCAGCATTTACCAAATACAAAATACATTCCAGTACttactcaagttcaagtgagtttattgtcatgttgaactgcagatgttgaatattgatattttttaaatggtataAGCCAGTTCCGCATAATGAAATGTTTTCATAATTCTTGCATAATGGCTTCTATTATCTTTAATCTCAGAACTAAATTTCATTTCTGCTTTTGAATTTTTCTTGGTTTATTTTGGAGAAGTCGGTCAAATATGACCAGTATAAACTTACATAATGTTCATTTCCCACTGATCTGTGGTTAGTCTCAAGACCATCCGAGCTTAGTGGTTTCAAGCCATTTAATTTCTTGAGACTGGCCGATTTATCCTGACATTTTTTCAAGGGTTTTCTCAAGAGAAAGATGTAATATGTGAAAAGCACAATCTTGTCCCTGTTGGAAATCAGAAACAGACAGACACTGGGAAGGAATGTCAATGTCAGGCACCATAAATCATACAgcactggtccttcggcccaacttatccatgttcactcattccttcccactcaaactaccccctcccaggTACTTTCACCTGCAGCCATAGATGTAAACCCTGTCCCTATAACACCTCCCTCGCCTCCATCACAAGGGCCACGTAAACCTCCCCTAACCTTATCCACTGCATCCAGTGTTTCTGATGTGGCCTtctgtacatcagcaagaccaagtgcagactcggcGACCATTTCGCAGAATACTTGTGCTCAGTCCGCCCAAGGCCTAATGGATGTCCCGGTTGCGAACCATTTTATCTCTccatcccatttccacactgacctttctatcccgggcctcctccattgccagaacgaGGCCACACTCAAAGTGGAAGaagagcacttcatattttgcttcaatagcttacaacccaatggtatgaacattaaaattctccaaattcaggtaacccctaacccccccccccccacccccaatacttTCCTGTTGCCCATCTGGACTCACACATGTAAGAATTGTCCATATAAAATTGTCCAGTGCCGAGtacctagagcttttcagcgtactacatccagatccagtaTAGGTGTAATAAACCGTAAAAATCTCCCAATTTTGTAAGAGGAATAGTAGATCATAAATGGTGTTCTTTGTACGTGGAGATTGGGACTGAGTGGTGTGATTAAGCTCTAAAACCTTATTGTTTGAAAAACATAATCAAAGAACATTTAAGAAAATACGTTCAGGCTTTGGAAAGCACATACCTTTCAGGGCTAAGAGTCGCAGGGTAATTAATTTATCTCATTGAAGCCGAGGAAACCGAACAGTAATTGCAGTTCAGGCCATTCTTGTCTTGGTTTGAGATTAATTGGAGAATTAATTTGAAACTAATTAGTTAGGGAAAATAAAGCTAATTTATTCCTACTGAAAAATTGTggataatatttagtttagtttattgccacatgtaccggaGTATAATgaaaagctatttgttgcatgccatccagtcagcagtaacactgtacatgattacaatcgagtcgcccacagtgtagatacagaataaagtgaataacatatactgcaaggtaaagtacagtaaagtccgattaacgaTAGTCTGGGGATCTTCAATGATGGCGGTAGGCACCATAGATCGAAGAGATTGATACAACTGACGCAGTGGTCGATGTGATGGGGTTGATTTTCCAGGTGTGGCACAAATGCAGGGCAATTTGCACCCATGCTTCTTGGAACCCATCAAATGATGTGGGCATTTATTTTGGGATTGGTAAATACTCTTGTAATTAATGCCAATtagacatttcgttcagactgcaaggtctgaatgacaaataaaggattcattttcaattcaatttaattcaaaccACTTCATGGCACAAAAGACTATGACGCACTTTGGCCCTTATTGTCTGTGATGTAACCATCCTAACtacctgtctgaggaagggtctcgacccaaaacgtcacgcattccttttctccagggttgctgcctgatgcgctgagttattccagaattttgtgtctagcttcatcCTAACTACCTGATGTGCTTGTCAAAGCACAGGTAAAAAAAATGAATGATTCTGGTTAGGGTAAAGATGTAGCCATAGTACTAAACTGACCATTGATCCTGTTGCAATCTTGCCCTTCCAGGCCCCAGTTGGAATTGTACTTCCAAGTGCTGCTGGAGAAAGAATCCATACACAAGTCAGCACACAATCACTGCAGGTGAAACTTGTTTATTTACCATTGAAAAATATAACACTTGAGTAGAAACAGAAGCAGTGGTTACAGCAATGCGCCTTCAGTGATTAAATATGACCATTCTTAGAAGCTGGGTATGTGAACTGTACAAGCACAGATAACAGCATGAATACACAATTGTGATCAGACTCAGCCACCAGCTTTACAGTCCAAAACATTAATGTTTGGTCTATAAGTAGTAACAATTGGATTTACCTCCCTGTCTTGCCAGACCCACTATTCCAACCACCACGCTGCCACAGGTTGGAAGAAAGCACGGGGAGGGGCAAGTCACCACCCTACTCCAGAGTCTCTGCTTGTTTTATCCCATCCGCGGCAGTGTGCCTCTGGTACCCTGCCTAGCCTTTACCAAGAGCAGCCGGTACAGCAGGGCTGCACCCCCAGAGACAGCGCAATTAATGTTAGTTTTCCAATCAGTTATCAGCAATCAGAATACAAGGACAAGGCGGCAGAGCTTACAAATTTAGTCAGCATCCACAATGACCTGCTTTATGGCTGCACCCAGACTTTGCTGCCTTGAATATAGTGCCAAGTATCAAAAATATAACTGCCTTAAGAAAATATTCATGTCCATTAAGATATCGCTGGGCAAGCGCACCAACCAAATATTTGGAATTTGCTTCTACATTTACAGTTTACGAAATATTAAAATGTACGACAATATTGAACTCGACATATGAAACTGGTAACATCCAACATTTATAACAAAATTTCATAACTGGTATTCTAGCCTGGGCTTTGAATTGTCTGGAAACTTTTGAAAATGTATATTGGGACATGGCTGTTTTCTCTCAAGTAACTAGATGTCCTAATAAACCTCTCTTACCTGTTGTGTTGCAAATTGTATGAATTATCGATTCTCCATAAATTATCGTGGTGGTGAACTCAGAATTGTGTTCCCCAGACGTGGCAAAAGTGTAAATTCTTCTGTGAGAGCTATTTCTTTTGCTGTGATGGGGCAGAGGCAAGGAAGCACGCTTTGGTGATCACCTGGCTACAGACTAATGGACTCATCAATACCCTTTGATGCTGTCCCCCATCTTCCAAGTAAGAAAGTGTCCTGTGTCTATTGTGACTCATTTCCTTTCTGCAAATGTACACACAAGCCAATTGTGTTATTTCACCGCCACCAACCCATAAATTGTGCTCTTTCCCCAcccaaaacaaaaattaaattgtGTGCACAAAGTTTAAACATCTTGACTATCATAGGCATGCCGTGGCCTCAGTACAGTGAAGGCACAAAGATATATCCATTCAATACACAGCAAAATATTGCACGATCCTGCTAAAATATTCTTGGCAAAAGCAAACAAACAACCCCCTCCGCAGAAGTAAATGGGAAAGGTTAAGTTTTATTGTCTTTTTAGAATAATTATTTGTGAAATTGCACTCAAATCAAGTGACGTAAGGTTTAGGGAAGCAAAAGATATCTATTTTCCCCTTTCACTTGCATCCATTTTAATTTAAAGATGATTCAGAAATGATGCTTTCAACTAGTAGAAGGTGGGTTTGAAATTAGGAGGTAGCTGTATCATACTTAGTGTTTGGCAAACACAGCTAGAAGCAAATGTATGGAAGAGGTATTCATAAAGAGTTGGAACCTAAATTACAAAGAGTTAATATTACAAGGATGGGATCCAGTGGAAATCATACGTAACCTTTGTACTTCAATACATTCTCCATTGTCATAATAGGGATGACAGAATTTCTGCTCCCTGATATTTTCCTTGTCCATGTACTTCAACTTTGGTTTTGCAGAAGTACCACTGGGGGCatgagggactgcagatgctggaatctgtggcaaaaaaaaaaaagctttggcACTACAACAATTCTGTTTCCCATCCtgcatatgtttttttttgctggaTGGAGTCTATTATACAGTGAACCTACAGGAAGTCGAATGGGGTGATGTTCACACCTTCATTTTGTTACCGGATCGTAGCACGATTTGCCAAACCTGCAATCAAATGCATCTTCAAGCAGTTAACTTTTTGACATCAAAAGGTTGCAAGACTTGCTTCTGTGAATCTTCGTTGTATGCCTAAACCACTGGACTTCACAAATCCCTCTCTGCCCTCAATCTCCAACATACACCCCAATATTCCATTATAATGAaatgattattaaaaaaaataattgatagaTGATGAGGTTCAGTTCAATGATGGAAAAGGCTCAGTGACCCACCCCTGTTCCAATGTCAGGTCAAAATCAGGAAGATTCAGTTCAGACACCACAATCAATAAAATGGAGAGAATCGAGATAATGCAGCATCTTTTGGGAATATGCATGCACCAATGGAATAAAGGTGCCACTAATTATCCACGGCTCCTTTGTTGGCGAAAGGGAATTAGTTGGATTGATGCACAGTCCTGTTCCAGTGAAGTCAGAGAGCAACCGTAGTTATGCGCACACCAATTCACAGTCAATGGAGTGCTTCAAGTCACTATAAAACTGTTAAGATTCAGAAAAACAAACGTTTCCTCCGACTTCCAGAGTAGTCACTATGAATTCACAGCGGAGGTAAATTAAATAGGATCTTTTGGATATAGGATATTGTAGAGATATTCAACAGCATATTTACATGTTCATTTCCTGGCAGTTCTTTCATGAAGACTTTGCCTTTCTGTTTCCCAGCCCATTCCTTGCACTTTAGGGCACTAACTAGGTTGACTGTCCCATCGCCATCCCCATTGACGGCTACGGGTTCCTGATTGGGGAAGGAAACGTAATGAAAGGACTCGGGCGTTGGCACTCCGGTTCCATACAGGCAATATATTGGGACGCCAGGGGCAGTCAACTTGTACACCAACGGCTCGGTGTCTTGCCGAATGAGCCAGCCTTCTTTGAAGTTGATGTCCTGGTAGAACTTCTGATAGTCTTTTATCGTGTAATTATACGTTGGCGTGGTGATGAATACCGTGTCCATTGACCAGGTGTTGTTGTAAGGGAGGAGCCAGTTGGTGGAGACTGCAGTCCGCTGCTGATCACGGATCTTCAATGGGCTGATGACAGGAACTCGATCATTATCTCCTGTAAGGTTAAGCAAGGTGTAAGCCATGCTCATTAACAGCACATAAAAAATTCATGcaacacaaggtcaggatcattCTTCCACATCAACACAATCTCATCATTTCTCACTCCTGCATatctatttagtttaatttagtttagatacagcacggaaacaggcccttcaacccacctagtccacgccgaccagcaatccctgcacacgaacactatcctacacactagggacaatttacaattataccaagccaattagcattcaaacctgtatgtctggagtgtgagaggaaaccggatatcccggagaaaacccacgcaggtcacagggagaacatacaaactccacacccatggtcaggatgtaacctgggtccctggcgctgtaaggcagcaaaacgCACACGGcatttaaagcacacggcattgggggttcagtattgatgtggatagagaactggctggcaaacaggaagcaaagagtaggagtaaacgggtccttttcacaatggcaggcagtgactagtgggggtaccgcaaggctcagtactgggaccccagctatttacaatatatattaatgatctggatgagggaattgaaggcaatatctccaagtttgcggatgacactaagctggggggcagtgttaggtgtgaggaggatgctaggagactgcaaggtgacttggataggctgggtgagtgggcaaatgtttggcagatgcagtataatgtggataaatgtgaggttatccattttggtggcaaaaacgggaaagcagactattatctaaatggtggccgattgggaaagggggagatgcagcgagacctgggtggcatggtacaccagtcattgaaggtaggcatgcaggtgcagcaggcagtaaagaaagcgaatggtatgttggctttcatagcaagaggatttgagtataggagcagggaggttctactacagttgtacagggtcttggtgagaccacacctggagtattgcgtgcagttttggtctccaaatctgaggaaggacattattgccatagagggagtgcagagaaggttcaccagactgattcctgggatgtcaggactgtcttatgaagaaagactggatagacttgatttatactctctagaatttaggagattgagaggggatcttatggaaacttacaaaattcttaaggggttggacaggctagatgcaggaagattgttcccgatgttggggaagtccaggacaaggggtcacagcttaaggataagggggaaatcctttaaaaccgcgatgaggagaacatttttcacacagagagtggtgaatctctggaactctctgccacagagggtagttgaggccagttcattggctatatttaagagggagttagatgtggcccttgtggccaaggggatcagagggtatggagagagggcaggtacgggatactgagttgggtgatcagccatgatcatattgaatggcggtgcaggctcgaagggccgaatggcctactcctgcacctaatttctatgtttctaaatctactgctgtgccgcccttGTTGGTGAAGATCAGCCAAGGAGCTTCACATTCCCAGTTTGACATTCTTCGATGACTAACCTGTAGCCAATACTCGCAAAGTCTTCGTCACGCCTCCCCAAGGAGCCCCCAGCGCAATGTAGGACTTAATGTATTTGTCTTTCCACTCCTGGGACTGATGGTTCAGGAAATAGAGGGTGTAGAGGTTTCCCATGCTGTGTGCTATCAGGACAATGGGTTCACCATATTGCTTGTACATGGATTCAATCATCTCCTGCAGGTCCTTGAAATACTGACCGTTTTCATCTGGAAATAAAAAGAAGGGAGAGAAATTCACTGTGCTGTTGAGGAACAGAACGGCATTTACATTTCCctggaagatagactcaaaatgctggagttactcagcgggtcaagcagcatctctggagaaaaggaacaggtgacatttcaggttgagacccttcttcaggctgcttacaatagacaataggtgcaggagtaggccatccggccattCGAggcagcactgtcattcaatgtgatcatggctgatcatccacaatcagtaccccattcctgccttctcctcaaccggcctccaccgccctccgatgcagagaattccacagactcacaactctctgtgtgaaaaagtgtttcctcatctccgttctaaatggcttaccccttattcttaaatggtgacccctggttctggactcacccaacatcgggaacatgtttcctgcctctagctggtccaaacccttaataatcttatatgtttatataagatcccttctcatccttctaaattccagagtatacatgcccagccgctccattctctcagcatatgacagtcccgccatcccgggaattaaccttgtgaacctacgctccaatccctcaatagcaagaatgtcgctCCTCAATCCagctccaaaactgcacacaatactccaggtgtggtctcactagggtcttgtacaactgcagaaggacctctttgctcctatactcagctcctcttGCTTCTTCAAAAGTTTCCCTCAAATGGTGCTGAAGAGGGAGAGAAACAGAAACAAGGGGGATGAGAAATCAAGTGAGAGAGAAAAGGTGCCATTACAGGGAGAGGGTAGGAGGGCCAAACCCCAACAAACACCTCCCTACTTCCCACGTTAGTGACTTTGAGAGAAAATATTAAAAAGAGTTGAAATTATAGCTGCCTCAATGCACAAAATCAATGACAAGAACACAATTATGTTTTTAAAGGTTGTCCAAGTCCAGACTAACCTTAATCCATGGAAC from the Leucoraja erinacea ecotype New England chromosome 17, Leri_hhj_1, whole genome shotgun sequence genome contains:
- the pla2g15 gene encoding group XV phospholipase A2 encodes the protein MISNLCLLLSLLAAAACPAAAFSYTGNSDKLSLRRHLNVTRPPVVLVPGDLGNQLEAKLNKPSVVHYVCTKKTEDYFTLWLNLELLLPLVIDCWIDNMRLVYNTTTKTTETPPGVDVRVPGFGKTYPLEFLDPSKRTVGIYFYTMVKYMVDWGYVRDEDVRGAPYDWRRAPNENGQYFKDLQEMIESMYKQYGEPIVLIAHSMGNLYTLYFLNHQSQEWKDKYIKSYIALGAPWGGVTKTLRVLATGDNDRVPVISPLKIRDQQRTAVSTNWLLPYNNTWSMDTVFITTPTYNYTIKDYQKFYQDINFKEGWLIRQDTEPLVYKLTAPGVPIYCLYGTGVPTPESFHYVSFPNQEPVAVNGDGDGTVNLVSALKCKEWAGKQKGKVFMKELPGNEHVNMLLNISTISYIQKILFNLPPL